One genomic segment of Mangifera indica cultivar Alphonso chromosome 6, CATAS_Mindica_2.1, whole genome shotgun sequence includes these proteins:
- the LOC123219751 gene encoding putative disease resistance protein RGA3, whose translation MAESFPSSIATSILTTIAMFNSPNTRPKDITKLKETLSKIQDKLLIAEEQQAQDQELQRQLAMISDVLYDAEDMIDELRCGAVKTLGVKVSNFLASIFLSPRKIQKTRKRVEKMASGINNRCDQSTRVDSGDTVIDHNFWSTSQVLGRDDDRKEIFNFLTNNTGSVSVLSIVGQEGIGKTALTRLVYNDEMIDDNFELKLWVPAPADLEITSLMRKIYIAVAGENDYAKLAPKHTLFSDSGSGSKIVVTRSSNQAVQRIGTEASVVLNVLCAEDRVKLFEKLAFKDGANDRDPDLTEIGRGIVENCGGFPLAVQTLGSLLHQNINPQDWKLIRDDEIWRQDPERNSVISALKLSYGHLPSHLRRCLAYCSLFPKGYYFNSEYLVHSWMAQGFLAAHHENEEWKDVGMRYLKILFSRCFFQDVEDSGYYFTFKMQEPIHDFVQKAAKKECERINLGVSYPDISARHLLFTGSARDNQQLPHISANLRTIIMQLDSHNVGESLIATLTAKHKYLRLLCLRGLTFKVLPYSIGELKHLRFLDLSWNSNLQELPEAICKLQILQTLMLLGCSRLRNLRNNMQNMISLRYLEITPTPYGDLPVEGLHSLRYLHICNYFLEELPRGMRNLTSLRTIILQGCHMLTSLPLWITSLSRLEKLVIKNCRRLNLRMDSQGQGGNVCLNLQVFMIYDLQVLVDLPQLILQGSAKTLKYMRIDTCPSLQKLPAWLTTLTSLEKLEIAGCSVLESLPNGMENLTARTELKIQKSSPTFVLKSISHLHHYFFGHSAVPGGFSDPE comes from the exons ATGGCAGAATCATTTCCATCCAGTATTGCAACTAGCATTTTGACCACTATAGCCATGTTCAACTCCCCGAATACACGCCCTAAAGATATAACGAAGCTCAAAGAAACCTTGTCCAAAATCCAAGACAAACTCTTGATTGCGGAGGAACAGCAGGCACAAGATCAAGAGCTGCAGCGCCAGCTTGCAATGATTTCAGATGTGCTGTATGATGCTGAGGATATGATAGATGAGTTAAGGTGTGGCGCGGTCAAAACATTAGGAGTCAAGGTAAGCAACTTCCTTGCGAGTATATTTCTTTCTCCTAGAAAAATCCAGAAGACTAGGAAAAGAGTAGAAAAAATGGCATCTGGTATTAACAATAGATGTGACCAGAGCACGCGTGTTGATTCAGGGGATACTGTGATTGACCACAACTTTTGGAGTACTTCCCAAGTTTTGGGGAGAGACGATGATAGGAAggaaatttttaactttttaacgAATAATACCGGAAGCGTCTCCGTTCTTTCAATTGTTGGACAGGAGGGCATTGGAAAAACCGCATTAACCAGACTAGTTTATAATGACGAAATGATAGATGACAACTTTGAACTGAAATTGTGGGTACCTGCACCTGCGGACTTAGAGATAACCAGTTTGATGAGGAAAATTTATATTGCTGTAGCAGGCGAAAATGATTATGCTAAATTAGCACCTAAACA CACACTATTCAGCGACAGCGGCAGTGGGAGTAAAATTGTGGTTACCAGGAGTAGTAACCAGGCTGTACAAAGAATAGGCACAGAGGCAAGTGTTGTTTTAAATGTCCTTTGTGCTGAAGATCGTGTGAAGTTGTTCGAGAAATTAGCGTTTAAAGATGGAGCAAACGACAGAGATCCAGACCTCACTGAAATTGGGAGAGGAATTGTGGAAAATTGTGGTGGCTTTCCTTTAGCAGTGCAAACTTTAGGGAGTCTACTTCATCAGAACATAAATCCGCAAGATTGGAAACTCATTAGAGATGATGAAATATGGAGGCAAGATCCAGAGAGAAATAGCGTCATCTCTGCACTGAAATTGAGTTATGGTCATTTACCATCTCATTTACGAAGATGTTTGGCATATTGTTCCTTATTTCCCAAGGGTTACTATTTTAACAGTGAGTATCTCGTCCACAGTTGGATGGCGCAGGGTTTCCTTGCAGCTCATCACGAAAATGAAGAGTGGAAAGATGTTGGGATGCGGTATTTGAAGATATTATTTTCAAGGTGTTTCTTTCAAGATGTTGAAGACAGTGgttattattttacatttaaaatgcAGGAACCTATACATGATTTTGTCCAGAAAGCGGCAAAGAAAGAGTGCGAAAGGATTAACCTTGGAGTCTCGTATCCTGACATAAGTGCTCGACATTTGTTATTTACTGGTAGTGCGAGAGATAATCAACAACTTCCGCATATTTCGGCGAACTTGCGGACCATCATCATGCAACTAGATTCTCACAATGTTGGCGAGAGTCTCATAGCTACATTGACAGCCAAACATAAATACCTTAGATTGTTATGCTTGAGAGGTTTAACATTTAAAGTGCTGCCATATTCGATTGGTGAATTGAAGCATTTGAGATTTCTCGACTTATCTTGGAATTCAAATTTACAGGAACTTCCTGAGGCTATCTGTAAACTTCAAATTTTGCAAACCTTAATGCTTCTCGGCTGTTCAAGACTTCGGAATTTGCGTAATAATATGCAAAACATGATCAGCCTTAGATATTTGGAAATAACTCCAACGCCGTACGGTGATCTACCAGTTGAAGGTTTGCATTCTCTCCGATATCTGCATATATGTAACTACTTTCTGGAAGAATTACCTCGAGGGATGCGAAATCTCACAAGCCTCCGAACAATAATTTTGCAAGGTTGTCATATGTTGACCTCGTTGCCACTTTGGATAACAAGTCTAAGTAGATTGGAGAAGCTGGTGATAAAAAATTGTCGACGGCTCAATCTGAGGATGGACTCGCAAGGCCAAGGGGGAAATGTCTGCTTGAACCTTCAAGTATTCATGATTTATGATTTACAAGTTCTAGTGGACTTACCCCAGTTGATTCTTCAAGGGTCAGCTAAAACTTTAAAGTATATGCGGATTGATACATGTCCTAGCCTCCAAAAATTACCAGCATGGCTTACAACACTCACATCACTtgaaaaacttgagattgcaggcTGCTCAGTGCTAGAATCTTTACCCAACGGGATGGAGAACCTCACTGCACGCACAGAATTGAAGATACAAAAATCTTCGCCCACGTTTGTGCTCAAATCTATCTCTCACCTCCATCATTACTTTTTCGGTCATTCAGCTGTTCCAGGAGGTTTTTCGGACCCAGAGTGA